From the Buchnera aphidicola (Chaetosiphella stipae setosa) genome, the window TTAAAAACTCCTTCGGGGATTAATTTAGATAAAGAATTTAATTTTTTTTCAATTGAATTTACTCTATTATAGACATAATATACTTGACCTCCTCTATTGATTTCTTTTAAAATTGCTTTTCTTATTATGTTTTTATTTTTTTTTTCTATAAAAGTTTTTATGGATAATTTTTGGTCTGGAGGAGTATTAATTATTGATAAATCACGAATTCCTAAAAGTGACATATTTAAAGTTCTAGGAATAGGTGTAGCGGTTAATGTTAAAACATCAATATTATAAAAATTTTTTTTTATAAATTCTTTATGATGAACTCCAAATCTATGTTCTTCATCTATAATTAATAATCCTAAATCATGCCATTTTATTTTATTAAATAAGATTTTATGTGTACCAATTAAAATATTGATGTTTCCATTTTTAATATTTTTTAAAATAGATTTTTGTTTATTTTTTTTCTGAAAACTAGAATAAACTTCAATAGAAATCGAATATTTTGCAAATCTTTCTAAAAAATTTTTATAATGTTGTTGTGCTAATAACGTTGTGGGAACAAGAATAACAACTTGTTTTTGATTACAGCTTGCAACAAATGCAGCTCTCATAGCAACTTCTGTTTTTCCAAACCCTACATCTCCACAAACTAAACGATCCATTGGTTTATGAGAATACATATCATGTAAAACAGAATTAATTACTTTAGATTGATCTGGAGTTGTTTTAAATGAAAAATCTTGACAAAATTTTAAATATTTTTTTTTATTTTTTTTAAATGAAAAACCTGATTGAGATGATCTATTTGCATAAATATTTAATAAAATTGCAGCATTATCAAAAATTTTTTTAGATATTTTTTTTCTTTCTTTTTTCCAACTTTGACTGCCTAATTTATGTAAAGGAGCTCTTTCTTGAGGAACATTATAATATTTATGAATTAAATTCAATGATGAAATAGGAACATATAATTTATCATTGTTTGCATATGAAATGATTAAATATTCAGATTTTATTCCTGATGTTTCTATAGTAATTAATCCTTTATATCTTCCTATTCCATATTTCACATGAATAATTGGTTGATTGAAATTTAAATTAAATAAGTCTTTACTTAAAAATTTAATTTTTTTATTTTTCATACAATTTAAAGAAGGTTAATAATATCATGAATTTTTAAAAATTTTTTTAAAAATAAATAGTTTTTTATATTTTTAAAAAAAATAATATCTTGTAATAATTTTTTAAAAATATAAAATCAATAATAGAATTTTATTTATTATATACAATTTATGTTAATATTAATAAAAAATTTTATATTAAAATATATTTTAAAAAAATAAAATATAAATTAACTATTTATGTTTCATTTTATGAATTAAATATTTTTTAATAAAAAAATTTTATATTACAAATCTTGTGTATAATAGACAAAAAATTATTTTGAAAAAATAATTAAATGATTCTGATACATAAAAAATAAAAATAATTTATGAATTATAAGGAAAATAATGACTATTAAAGTAGGAATTAATGGCTTTGGAAGAATTGGAAGAATAGTTTTTCGTCTTGCTCAAGAGAAAAAAGATATTAAAATAGTTTGTATTAATGATTTATTGAATCCAGAATATATTGCTTATATGTTAAAATATGATTCTACACATGGAAAATTTAATGGAACAATCGAGACAAAAAAAGATTCTATTATTGTAGATGGAAAATCTATTAAAATTACTTCTGAAAGAGATCCGAAAAAATTAATTTGGGGTGATTTATCTGTAGATGTAGTTGTTGAATCAACTGGTTTTTTTTTAACTCGAGTAGATGCAAAAAAACATATTTATTCTGGAGCAAAGAAAGTAGTTATCACTGGACCTACAAAAGATGATACACCAATGTTTGTAAAAGGGGTAAATTTTAATTCATATAAAGGAGAAAAAATTGTTTCTAACGCTTCTTGTACCACTAATTGTTTGGCACCTCTTGCTAAAATTATAAATAGAGAATTCTGTATTTTAGAAGGCTTAATGACTACTGTTCATGCAACTACTTCTACACAAAAAACAGTGGATGGAGTTTCTTTAAAAGACTGGAGAGGAGGAAGAGGATCTTTACAAAATATTATACCTTCTTCTACAGGAGCTGCAGCTGCAGTAGGAAAAGTGCTTCCAGAATTAAATGGTAAACTAACAGGAATTGCGTTTCGTGTACCTACTCCAAATATTTCTGTAGTTGATTTAACATGTCGATATAAAATTTCTGCAAGTTATAAAGAAATTTGTTCTGTAATCAAAGAATCTTCTAAAAATGAAATGAAAGGAATTATTGGTTATATTGAAGATGATATTGTTTCATCTGATTTAAATGGATCAAAATTAACATCTATCTTTGATGCAAAAGCTGGTATTTTATTAAACAAGAATTTTGTTAAATTAATTTCTTGGTATGATAACGAAACTGGATATTCTAGTAAAGTTTTAGATCTTGTTAAACATATTTCAATCTAATTTTATGTTTAAAAAAAAGAAACTAATTTATATAGGTATATATTATTTGATATATACCTACTTTTTTTTTATTTTTTTTTTTTTGAAATATATTTTTTAAAATATTGATTTAACCAATTATTTATTCTTTTCTTTGTTAATTCAGGTTGTCTATCTTCATCAATAACTAATCCTAAAAAATTTTTTTTATCAATTAAAGATTTAGAAGAATCAAAACAATAATCTTTAGATGACCATTTTCCTATTATTTGAGCTCCTTTTGAAGAAACGATATCATATATAATTTTCATTCCATCACAAAAATATTCTCCATAATCTTCTTGATCTCCACATCCAAAGATAGCAATTTTTTTATTTTTAAAATTTATTTTTTTAAGTTCAGGTAAAAAATCATCCCAATCTGATTGAATTTCTCCATAGTACCATGTAGGCACTCCTAAAATTAAAATTTGATATTTTGAAAAATCTTTTTTACAAGATTTAGATATATCGTGTAAATTTGATTTTTCCTTTCCTATTATTTTATAAATTATTTTAGATACTTTTTCTGTATTTCCTGTATCAGTTCCAAAAAAAATTCCAATTTTTTTCATTTTTATAAAATCCTTATATTTTGAAAAAATTTTTATCTTTACATTTCAAAATTATATTTTTTATATAAAATATTTTAAATATATCTTTTATATTTTAAAAAATATTTATAAAATAAAAAATATTTTTTAATATTATCTAGAATTTTTATTCTAATAAAATTATACATGAATGGAATGTTTATTATGAATAATTTAATCTGGTTCAGAAATGATTTAAGAATTCATGATAATAAAGCTTTATATTTTTCTTGTAAAAATAAAAAGAAAAATGTTATAGCATTATTTATTTCTACTCCAGAACAATGGAAAACACATGATATGTCTGGAATGCAAGCTTATTTTATTTATAAAAGGTTAATATTTTTAAAAAAAATACTAAAAAAAATAAATATTTCATTATTTTATAAAGAACTGAAAAATTATAAAGATTCTATAGAATATCTTTTATATTTTTGTAAAAAATATAAAATTAATAAAGTTTTTTATAATTATCAATATGAATTAAATGAAAAAAATCGAGATATAAAAATAAAAGAATTATTAATGTTAAATAAAATTTATATAAAAGGATTTCATGATAATATTTTAATTGATCCTAAATTAATAAAAAATAATTCAGGATTTTCATATAAAATTTTTAGATTTTTTAGAAAAAAATCTTTAAAAATATTTAAAAAAAAAAAAATAAAATTATTTAAAACACCTCAAAAAAGAAAAAAAAACATTATTATTCAAAGTCACATCAAATCTTTCACTTATAAATATAAAATATTTAATAAAAAAATTTTTCCTTTTCAAGATAATAAAATTAAAAAAAAAATTAATCTTTTTTTTAAAAAAAAAATATTTACTTATTTTAAAGAAAAAGATTTTCCTATTTTAAATAATACTAGTCAATTTTCTTTATATTTGTCTTTAGGAATATTTTCTATTAGAAAAATTTTTTATTATATTTTAAATTTAAAAATAAAAAATAAAAAAAATCTTTTAGTTTTCATAGATAAATTATTATGGCGAGAATTTTTTAAACATTTATTTTTTCAATACTCAATTTTATCTAAAAATAAATCTTTTAAAATTTGGGAAAAAAAAATAAAATGGAATACAAATAAAAAGCATTTAAATTCTTGGAAAAAAGGTTTAACAGGATATCCTATAATTGATGCAGGAATGCGAGAGTTAAATATTAACGGATGGATTAATAATCGTGTTAGAATGATTACCGCGAATTTTTTAGTAAAAAATTTGTTTATTGATTGGAAATTAGGAGCAAGACATTTTATGTCAAAATTAATAGATGCTGATTTTTCTTTGAACACTGGAAATTGGCAATGGATCTCGTCAATTGGATCAGATTCTGTTCCATACATTAGAACTTTTAACCCGTATGTTCAATCTAAAAAATTTGATTTTCAAGGAAAATATATTAAAAAATACATTATAGAACTAAGAAATGTTCCTAGTAAATATATACATAATCCCCAAGTTTGGTTAAAAAAAAATGAACCACATTCTAAATATCCAAAACCAATTGTAAAATATGAAAAAGTTAAAAATATTTTTATAAAAAAAATAAAAAAAATAATTAAAAATACAAAAAAATGAAAAATACATTCTTAGAAAATATTGTTAATACAAAATTAAATTCTTCATCATTTACTGATTACACTTATAATGGATTACAAATAGAAGGATGTAAAACAATCAATAATATTATTACAGGCGTCACTGCTTGTCAAAATTTATTAGATCAAGCAATTTTTTATAAAGCTCATGCAATTATTGTTCATCATGGATATTTTTGGAAAAATGATCCTAGTTATATTAAAGGATATATTAGAAAACGTTTAAAAACAATTTTAATAAATAATATCAACCTTTATAGTTGGCATTTACCTTTAGATGCACATAAAACTTTAGGAAACAATGTATATATTGAAAAATCTTTAAAAATTATTAGAAAAGGATATATTAATCCTTATTTATGGTGGGGAATTTTCAGAAAATCTATAGATGGAAGAAAATTATTTGAAATTATTTCTAAGAATTTTCAAAGACAACCAATATATATTCCAGGAAAAAAAAATGAAAAAATTTCTAAAGTAGCTTGGTGTAGTGGAAAAGGACAAAAATTTATTCATGAAATAATTCGATTAAAAATTAATTGTTTTATTACTGGTGAGATCTCTGAAGAAACTACTCATTATGCACGTGAATCAAATATTCATTTTTTTGCAGCTGGTCATCATGCGACAGAAAAAGGTGGAGTAAAACTTTTAGGTCAATGGTTAAAAAAAATTGATAAAAAATTAAATATACAATTTATTGATATTCATAACCCGGTATAAAATATATCTAAAATAATCAATTAAATTAAATTTTTTTAAAAATTTAATTTTCAATTATATAACGAGTAAATATGAAAAAATTAGAATTAAATAAAAGTTTAAATGAATCGTGGATAAATTTTATTAACTATAATTTTATTGAAAAAACATATTCAGATTTTTTAAAAAATAAAAATTCTGTTAATAAATTTTGGAAAAATGAATTTACTATATTTACAAGAAAAAAAATTATAAATAAAGAATATCTTTGTAAAAATATTTTTATTGAAAAAAAACAAAAATATTTAAAGAAAAATATAGTTCGTAAAATATTAAATTTTTTTAGATTAAAAGGATTTCATTATGCTAATATCAATCCTTTAAAAATAAATATGAAAGAAAAATTATCTAAAATTAATGAAATTTTTTTTAAAGTTACTAAAGATGAATTAGATAAAAAAATTAAGTTTCAAATTAATCAAAAAGAAAAAAAATTTTCTAACTTATATTTTTTTTTAAATTGGCTAAAAAAAAAATATTGTCATAACATCGGTTTTGAATTTTCTCATATTAATCAAGAAAAAGAGAAAAAATGGATTCAAGAATATATTGAAAAAAAATGGAATAAAAAGAAAATAAAAAAACAGAAAAAAATAGATATATTAAATGCAATTATTTCTGCGGAAACATTTGAGAAATATATACATTCTAAATATCCTAGTTATAAAAGATTTTCTTTGGAAGGAAATGATACATTAATACCTATTCTATATGAAATTATTACAAAATTTTTACAAAAAAAATTTTCATATTTTTATATTGGTATGGCTCACAGAGGAAGATTAAATGTTTTAGTAAATATTTTAGGAAAATCTTCTAATTTACTTTTTCAAGAGTTTTCAGGAAAAAATATTCATAATTTAAATAATGGAGATGTGAAATATCATTTAGGATTTTATTCAAGAATTTATAAAAATAATTTTAAAAAAGGAAATATCAATTTAGAATATAATCCTTCTCATCTTGAAATAATTAATCCAGTGATTATGGGTTTATCAAAATATAAAAATGATTCTTTAAAATCTAAAAATTTTAAACAAGTATTACCTATTATGGTACATGGAGATGCATCTTTTTCTGGACAAGGAGTAATACAAGAAATTTTAAATATGTCACAAACTCCAGGATATTCAGTAGGCGGATCAATTCACATTATTCTTAATAATCAAATTGGTTTTACTACATCAAAAGTTGAAAATATCAGATCTAGTGAATATTCAACAGATTTTGCAAAATCTATTAATTCATTAATATTACATGTAAATTCTGACGATCCAGAATCTGCTATCTTTGCAGCAAAAATGAGTCTAAATTATAGAAAGATATTTAAAAAAGACGTGTTTATTGATTTGATTGGATATAGAAGAAACGGACATAACGAAGTAGATGATCCATTTGTAACACAACCAATCATGTACAAAAAAATTCAACGTCATCCTACTGTACAAAATATATATATAAAGAAATTATTAAAAGAAAAGATAATTGATAAGAAAACAATAAAAAAAAAAATTTCTCGTTATAAAAAAAATTTAGATAAAGGAAAAAATATTTCACCAAATTATTCTTTTTTAACATTTCAACAAAAAATAAATAAAAAAAATCAAATCAAAAAAAATACAAAAAAATTATCTGATACATTCACAAAAAAATATATACAAAATTTATTTCAAAAAATTAATTTACTTCCAAAAAAAATAACTTTACATCCTCTAGTAAAAAAAATTTATTTAAATAGATTAAACATGGTTAATTTAAAAAAAAAAATTGATTGGGGAGCAGCTGAAAATTTAGTATATGCTTGTTTACTAAACCAAGGAATTTCTTGTAGAATTTCTGGTGAAGATGTTTCTCGTGGAACATTTTTTCATCGTCATGCAATTATTTACGATCAAAAAACTGGAAAAAAATATATTCCTTTAAAAAATAGTATTAAAAACTCCCAGCTTTTTTTAATTGATTCAGTTTTATCAGAAGAATCTGTTCTTGCTTTTGAATACGGATATAGTCTAAGAAATAATAATACTTTAACAATTTGGGAAGCACAATTTGGAGATTTTTCTAATGTTGCTCAAGTAGTTATTGATCAGTTTATTAGTTCGAGTATGGAAAAATGGAATCAAAGTTCAAATATAGTTCTTTTTTTACCGCACGGTTATGAAGGTCAAGGTCCAGAACATTCATCTGCCAGAATTGAAAGATATCTTCAATTATGTTCAAATAAAAATATGCATGTATGTATTCCAACAACCGCATCACAAATTTTTCATATTATATATAAACATGCTTTAAAAAAAAAATCTTTTCCTTTAATAATTTTTTCTCCAAAATCTTTATTAAGAAATCCTATGTCTCAATCTTCTTTTAAAGAAATATATAAAGGAAAATTTCAAAAAATAATATATACTTTCGAAAACTTAATAGAAAAAAATTTTAATAAAATTATTTTTTGTACAGGTAAAATATATTATGAATTATTAGAATCTTATCAAAAAAAAAATATTAAAAATATTTTATTCATACGAATAGAACAATTATATCCTTTTCCAAAAAATCAAATATTAAAATTAATGCATAAATATTTTTTTATAAAAAATATTTTTTGGTGTCAAGAAGAACCAAAAAATCAAGGCGCATGGATATATATTAAAAACGTTTTTGAAAAAATTTCTAAAAAAAATATTCAATATATTGGAAGAAAAAGCTCATCTTCTCCAGCTACTGGAAATATACATATTCATAAACAAGAACAATTAAAAATTATAAATTATGCATTAAATTTATAAATTTAAACGAGATAACAATGAATAAAAAAAAAATTAAAATTCCTGAATTACCTGAATCTGTTTATAATGCAACTATTATTAAATGGCATAAAAAAATTGGCGATGATATTAATAAAAATGATTTACTCATTGATTTAGAAACAGATAAAATCATAATTGAAGTTCCCGCATTGCAAGATGGTATTCTTAGTAAAATTTTTAAAAATGTAGGAGATTCAGTCAAATCTTATGAAACAATAGGAATAATTAAAAAAAAAGATAATATAAAAAATATTTCACAAAATAAAATAGAAAAAAATTTTTTTTCTCCTTCTTTAAGAAGGAAAATGAATATTCATGTAAATGATGAAAAAAAAATGGAAAAAAATATTGATTCTCAGATTAATCAAAAGAAAAAAAAAAACAAAAAAAATATAGACGAGAATTTAAATAATTTAGTAAAAACAAAACAAAATTTAGAAATTAAAAAAGTTATAAAAATGTCTTCTTTAAGAAAAGAAATTTCTGAAAAATTAGTACAATCAAAAAATAAAACAGCTATGTTAACTACTTTTAATGAAGTAAATATGCAATCTATCATTAAAATTAGAAAAAAATTTGGTGAAGAATTTCAAAAAAAATACGGAATAAAATTAGGGTTAATGTCTTTTTTTGTGAAAGCAGTTACACAAGCTATAAAAAAATATCCAATTATTAATTCATCTCTTGTCAAAGATGAAATTGTCTATTATAAAAATATTAATATTAATATTGCTATTTCTACAAATAGAGGATTAGTTGCACCTGTGCTTTTTAATGCAAATAAAATGAGTATGTTTGCAATTGAAAAAAAGATTAAATCGTATATCTCACAATCTAATGAAAATAAATTAACTATAGATAATTTAAAAAACGGAACTTTTACAATTACAAATGGAGGTGTTTTTGGATCTTTAATGTCTACACCAATTATTAATCCACCTCAATCTGCAATATTAGGAATTCATTCAATTAATAATAGACCAATAGTTAAAAAAGAAAAAATAATATCTGCACCAATGATGTATATTTCTTTATCATATGATCATAGATTGATTGATGGAAAAGATTCTGTTGGATTTTTAAAAGATATAAAATTTACGTTAGAAAATTTTATAAATATAATTTTAAAAATTTAATTTTTTTCTTAAATTCTTTAATAGAAATTCGTTTTTAAATATAGTAAAATAAAGATACTTTATTTAAATATTTTTATGAATATCTTAATAATTTTAAACTAATATAATTCTTTTCAAGAAATAATAAAAGGAATTATATTAGTAAAGAAAAAATTTTACTTTTATTTCAAAAATAAAAAAAATAAA encodes:
- the gap gene encoding type I glyceraldehyde-3-phosphate dehydrogenase; translation: MTIKVGINGFGRIGRIVFRLAQEKKDIKIVCINDLLNPEYIAYMLKYDSTHGKFNGTIETKKDSIIVDGKSIKITSERDPKKLIWGDLSVDVVVESTGFFLTRVDAKKHIYSGAKKVVITGPTKDDTPMFVKGVNFNSYKGEKIVSNASCTTNCLAPLAKIINREFCILEGLMTTVHATTSTQKTVDGVSLKDWRGGRGSLQNIIPSSTGAAAAVGKVLPELNGKLTGIAFRVPTPNISVVDLTCRYKISASYKEICSVIKESSKNEMKGIIGYIEDDIVSSDLNGSKLTSIFDAKAGILLNKNFVKLISWYDNETGYSSKVLDLVKHISI
- a CDS encoding FAD-binding domain-containing protein; this encodes MNNLIWFRNDLRIHDNKALYFSCKNKKKNVIALFISTPEQWKTHDMSGMQAYFIYKRLIFLKKILKKINISLFYKELKNYKDSIEYLLYFCKKYKINKVFYNYQYELNEKNRDIKIKELLMLNKIYIKGFHDNILIDPKLIKNNSGFSYKIFRFFRKKSLKIFKKKKIKLFKTPQKRKKNIIIQSHIKSFTYKYKIFNKKIFPFQDNKIKKKINLFFKKKIFTYFKEKDFPILNNTSQFSLYLSLGIFSIRKIFYYILNLKIKNKKNLLVFIDKLLWREFFKHLFFQYSILSKNKSFKIWEKKIKWNTNKKHLNSWKKGLTGYPIIDAGMRELNINGWINNRVRMITANFLVKNLFIDWKLGARHFMSKLIDADFSLNTGNWQWISSIGSDSVPYIRTFNPYVQSKKFDFQGKYIKKYIIELRNVPSKYIHNPQVWLKKNEPHSKYPKPIVKYEKVKNIFIKKIKKIIKNTKK
- the sucB gene encoding dihydrolipoyllysine-residue succinyltransferase, whose product is MNKKKIKIPELPESVYNATIIKWHKKIGDDINKNDLLIDLETDKIIIEVPALQDGILSKIFKNVGDSVKSYETIGIIKKKDNIKNISQNKIEKNFFSPSLRRKMNIHVNDEKKMEKNIDSQINQKKKKNKKNIDENLNNLVKTKQNLEIKKVIKMSSLRKEISEKLVQSKNKTAMLTTFNEVNMQSIIKIRKKFGEEFQKKYGIKLGLMSFFVKAVTQAIKKYPIINSSLVKDEIVYYKNININIAISTNRGLVAPVLFNANKMSMFAIEKKIKSYISQSNENKLTIDNLKNGTFTITNGGVFGSLMSTPIINPPQSAILGIHSINNRPIVKKEKIISAPMMYISLSYDHRLIDGKDSVGFLKDIKFTLENFINIILKI
- a CDS encoding 2-oxoglutarate dehydrogenase E1 component; translated protein: MKKLELNKSLNESWINFINYNFIEKTYSDFLKNKNSVNKFWKNEFTIFTRKKIINKEYLCKNIFIEKKQKYLKKNIVRKILNFFRLKGFHYANINPLKINMKEKLSKINEIFFKVTKDELDKKIKFQINQKEKKFSNLYFFLNWLKKKYCHNIGFEFSHINQEKEKKWIQEYIEKKWNKKKIKKQKKIDILNAIISAETFEKYIHSKYPSYKRFSLEGNDTLIPILYEIITKFLQKKFSYFYIGMAHRGRLNVLVNILGKSSNLLFQEFSGKNIHNLNNGDVKYHLGFYSRIYKNNFKKGNINLEYNPSHLEIINPVIMGLSKYKNDSLKSKNFKQVLPIMVHGDASFSGQGVIQEILNMSQTPGYSVGGSIHIILNNQIGFTTSKVENIRSSEYSTDFAKSINSLILHVNSDDPESAIFAAKMSLNYRKIFKKDVFIDLIGYRRNGHNEVDDPFVTQPIMYKKIQRHPTVQNIYIKKLLKEKIIDKKTIKKKISRYKKNLDKGKNISPNYSFLTFQQKINKKNQIKKNTKKLSDTFTKKYIQNLFQKINLLPKKITLHPLVKKIYLNRLNMVNLKKKIDWGAAENLVYACLLNQGISCRISGEDVSRGTFFHRHAIIYDQKTGKKYIPLKNSIKNSQLFLIDSVLSEESVLAFEYGYSLRNNNTLTIWEAQFGDFSNVAQVVIDQFISSSMEKWNQSSNIVLFLPHGYEGQGPEHSSARIERYLQLCSNKNMHVCIPTTASQIFHIIYKHALKKKSFPLIIFSPKSLLRNPMSQSSFKEIYKGKFQKIIYTFENLIEKNFNKIIFCTGKIYYELLESYQKKNIKNILFIRIEQLYPFPKNQILKLMHKYFFIKNIFWCQEEPKNQGAWIYIKNVFEKISKKNIQYIGRKSSSSPATGNIHIHKQEQLKIINYALNL
- the fldA gene encoding flavodoxin FldA, whose amino-acid sequence is MKKIGIFFGTDTGNTEKVSKIIYKIIGKEKSNLHDISKSCKKDFSKYQILILGVPTWYYGEIQSDWDDFLPELKKINFKNKKIAIFGCGDQEDYGEYFCDGMKIIYDIVSSKGAQIIGKWSSKDYCFDSSKSLIDKKNFLGLVIDEDRQPELTKKRINNWLNQYFKKYISKKKK
- the mfd gene encoding transcription-repair coupling factor, which codes for MKNKKIKFLSKDLFNLNFNQPIIHVKYGIGRYKGLITIETSGIKSEYLIISYANNDKLYVPISSLNLIHKYYNVPQERAPLHKLGSQSWKKERKKISKKIFDNAAILLNIYANRSSQSGFSFKKNKKKYLKFCQDFSFKTTPDQSKVINSVLHDMYSHKPMDRLVCGDVGFGKTEVAMRAAFVASCNQKQVVILVPTTLLAQQHYKNFLERFAKYSISIEVYSSFQKKNKQKSILKNIKNGNINILIGTHKILFNKIKWHDLGLLIIDEEHRFGVHHKEFIKKNFYNIDVLTLTATPIPRTLNMSLLGIRDLSIINTPPDQKLSIKTFIEKKNKNIIRKAILKEINRGGQVYYVYNRVNSIEKKLNSLSKLIPEGVFKIGHGRMEKNKLKKIIQDFSNNRFNILLCTTIIENGLDIPLANTIIIENANHFGLSQLHQLRGRVGRSSRQAYAWLLVSDLKKISKNSKKRLQSISSIQDFSAGFKLANHDLEIRGVGEILGKKQSGYIKNIGIETYMHLLQKAIKILKKGNKKSIQNLLSQNTEIELQIPTILPENYISNINMRLSFYLKISLAKTFSELKLIKSDLIKNFGDLPQLTKNLILITKIKILAKKSNIKKITCNISGGIIKFFYPNNINIQWFSKYLKKKSKELFFKKDNTLHFKKTFNTDREKIKWIIRFIKKINQNIV
- a CDS encoding Nif3-like dinuclear metal center hexameric protein; amino-acid sequence: MKNTFLENIVNTKLNSSSFTDYTYNGLQIEGCKTINNIITGVTACQNLLDQAIFYKAHAIIVHHGYFWKNDPSYIKGYIRKRLKTILINNINLYSWHLPLDAHKTLGNNVYIEKSLKIIRKGYINPYLWWGIFRKSIDGRKLFEIISKNFQRQPIYIPGKKNEKISKVAWCSGKGQKFIHEIIRLKINCFITGEISEETTHYARESNIHFFAAGHHATEKGGVKLLGQWLKKIDKKLNIQFIDIHNPV